Proteins encoded by one window of Streptococcus suis S735:
- the typA gene encoding translational GTPase TypA, whose translation MTKLREDIRNVAIIAHVDHGKTTLVDELLKQSQTLDERTQLDERAMDSNDIEKERGITILAKNTAVAYNGTRINIMDTPGHADFGGEVERIMKMVDGVVLVVDAYEGTMPQTRFVLKKALEQNLTPIVVVNKIDKPSARPEEVVDEVLELFIELGADDDQLEFPVVYASAINGTSSLSDNPADQEETMAPIFDTIIEHIPAPVDNSDEPLQFQVSLLDYNDFVGRIGIGRVFRGTVKVGDQVTLSKLDGTTKNFRVTKLFGFFGLERKEIQEAKAGDLIAVSGMEDIFVGETVTPTDAVEALPVLRIDEPTLQMTFLVNNSPFAGREGKWVTSRKIEERLLAELQTDVSLRVDPTDSPDKWTVSGRGELHLSILIETMRREGYELQVSRPEVIIKEIDGVKMEPFERVQIDTPEEYQGSVIQSLSERKGDMLDMVATGNGQTRLVFLVPARGLIGYSTEFLSMTRGYGIMNHTFDQYLPVVQGEIGGRHRGALVSIDQGKATTYSIMRIEERGTIFVNPGTEVYEGMIIGENSRENDLTVNITTAKQMTNVRSATKDQTSVIKTPRILTLEESLEFLNDDEYMEVTPESIRLRKQILNKAERDKAAKKKKLATEE comes from the coding sequence ATGACAAAACTTAGAGAAGACATCCGTAACGTTGCCATTATTGCCCACGTTGACCACGGAAAAACAACCCTCGTTGATGAATTATTGAAACAATCCCAAACACTTGATGAACGTACGCAGTTGGATGAGCGTGCCATGGACTCAAATGACATTGAAAAAGAGCGTGGAATCACTATCCTTGCTAAAAACACTGCCGTAGCTTATAACGGTACTCGTATCAACATCATGGACACACCAGGACACGCGGACTTCGGTGGTGAGGTTGAGCGTATCATGAAAATGGTTGATGGTGTTGTGCTTGTCGTGGATGCTTACGAAGGAACTATGCCACAGACTCGTTTCGTATTGAAAAAAGCCCTTGAGCAAAACTTGACTCCAATCGTCGTTGTCAACAAGATTGACAAGCCATCTGCTCGTCCAGAAGAAGTAGTGGATGAAGTGCTTGAGCTCTTCATCGAATTGGGTGCAGATGATGACCAGTTGGAATTCCCTGTTGTTTACGCGTCAGCTATCAACGGTACTTCATCTTTGTCTGACAATCCAGCAGACCAAGAAGAAACAATGGCACCAATTTTCGATACCATCATCGAGCATATCCCTGCACCAGTGGATAACTCAGATGAGCCTTTGCAGTTCCAAGTATCGCTTTTGGACTACAATGACTTCGTAGGTCGTATCGGTATCGGTCGTGTCTTCCGTGGTACTGTTAAAGTTGGTGACCAAGTTACCCTTTCTAAACTAGATGGCACAACGAAAAATTTCCGCGTTACAAAACTCTTTGGTTTCTTCGGTCTTGAGCGTAAAGAAATCCAAGAAGCAAAAGCTGGTGATTTGATTGCTGTTTCTGGTATGGAAGACATCTTCGTTGGTGAAACTGTGACTCCGACAGATGCAGTTGAGGCACTTCCAGTTCTTCGTATCGATGAGCCAACTCTTCAAATGACTTTCTTGGTGAACAACTCACCGTTTGCAGGTCGTGAAGGTAAATGGGTGACATCTCGCAAGATTGAAGAGCGCCTTTTGGCCGAGTTGCAAACAGACGTTTCTCTCCGTGTTGACCCTACTGACTCTCCAGATAAATGGACTGTTTCAGGTCGTGGTGAATTGCACTTGTCTATCTTGATTGAAACCATGCGTCGTGAAGGCTATGAGCTTCAAGTATCACGTCCAGAAGTTATCATCAAGGAAATTGACGGCGTGAAAATGGAGCCATTCGAGCGCGTGCAAATCGATACTCCAGAAGAATACCAAGGTTCTGTTATCCAATCCCTATCTGAGCGTAAGGGTGATATGTTGGATATGGTTGCGACAGGTAATGGTCAAACTCGTCTTGTTTTCCTTGTGCCTGCGCGTGGTTTGATTGGTTATTCAACAGAATTCCTTTCAATGACTCGTGGTTACGGTATCATGAACCATACTTTCGACCAATACTTGCCAGTTGTTCAAGGTGAGATCGGTGGTCGTCACCGTGGTGCCCTTGTTTCTATCGACCAAGGTAAGGCAACGACATACTCTATCATGCGTATTGAAGAGCGTGGTACCATCTTTGTAAACCCAGGTACTGAAGTGTACGAAGGAATGATTATCGGTGAAAACTCGCGTGAAAATGACTTGACAGTTAACATCACAACTGCAAAACAAATGACCAACGTTCGTTCAGCTACCAAAGACCAAACGTCTGTAATTAAGACACCACGTATCTTGACTCTTGAAGAATCACTAGAATTCTTGAACGATGATGAATACATGGAAGTAACGCCAGAATCTATCCGTCTTCGTAAGCAAATCTTGAACAAGGCAGAGCGTGATAAGGCTGCGAAGAAGAAAAAATTAGCGACTGAGGAATAA
- a CDS encoding DUF3165 family protein encodes MFYLILAIMLVLFYIFIAPSNIKGTMNLIAAVFLLVALAIALVLGFLRIMQFPKEIWVGLLMILIGFWAMRDIYQLNDDTKF; translated from the coding sequence ATGTTTTATTTAATCCTCGCCATCATGTTAGTACTTTTTTATATTTTTATTGCACCTAGCAATATTAAGGGGACTATGAATTTGATTGCGGCAGTATTTTTACTGGTAGCATTAGCGATTGCCTTGGTACTTGGATTTTTAAGAATCATGCAATTTCCAAAGGAAATTTGGGTTGGTCTACTAATGATTCTGATTGGTTTTTGGGCGATGCGGGATATTTATCAATTAAATGACGATACAAAATTTTAG
- the lepB gene encoding signal peptidase I yields MNSSNLKGKELPKTSELKELYQHERYRHTFWRTVKSTVFMLVVVAAFAILIAVLFLPILRIYGDSMKGTLNSGDIVVSVKSNDFESSDVVAFYYNNNILVKRVIAEAGDWVDMDKQGNVYVNNQRLDEPYLANRDYGHTDIEFPYQVPENRIFVMGDNRKESIDSRNNAIGTVSNEQIVGKLVFKIWPLSELGWIE; encoded by the coding sequence ATGAATAGTTCAAATCTCAAGGGAAAGGAACTTCCAAAAACTTCAGAATTAAAAGAGCTATATCAGCATGAAAGATATAGACATACATTTTGGAGGACAGTGAAAAGTACAGTGTTTATGTTGGTAGTAGTTGCAGCATTTGCAATACTAATCGCTGTATTATTTTTGCCTATTTTGAGAATATACGGAGATTCAATGAAAGGAACCCTGAATAGTGGGGACATCGTTGTATCAGTAAAGAGCAATGATTTTGAAAGCAGTGATGTTGTTGCTTTTTATTACAATAACAATATTCTGGTCAAGCGCGTCATCGCTGAAGCTGGGGATTGGGTGGATATGGATAAACAAGGAAATGTTTATGTCAATAATCAAAGATTGGACGAGCCATATTTGGCAAATAGGGATTATGGTCATACAGATATTGAGTTTCCCTATCAGGTACCGGAAAATCGAATCTTTGTCATGGGAGATAACCGGAAAGAGTCCATTGATTCGCGAAACAACGCTATTGGTACAGTCTCTAATGAACAGATTGTTGGAAAGTTGGTATTTAAGATTTGGCCACTGTCTGAATTGGGATGGATTGAATAA
- a CDS encoding ribonuclease G: MRDWLNLEKIQGWRRKYKKLVNIIAFLVVFATTYALILPAITLDQEKAE, from the coding sequence GTGAGAGACTGGTTAAATTTAGAAAAAATCCAAGGTTGGCGACGAAAGTACAAGAAGCTCGTGAATATCATTGCTTTCCTCGTAGTATTTGCAACGACCTATGCTTTGATTCTACCCGCTATCACATTAGACCAAGAAAAGGCTGAATAA
- a CDS encoding InlB B-repeat-containing protein, which yields MQETPVTTEISKLTEPMVTTQQTPIVGSSADEVQSPATETVPDPAEQVSTESASKPQTDQERITEPTTIVHKTNDYEVTATFDASAQFPKDVEFNVRELDSQSEEYRTHYEKTKEKLGVKKLVYARFFDIHFSSQGQEVEPASPVKITIRNKELVQRPDDSKLKIVHFEENSQIEVLEAETKENEQQISEISFDASHFSVYGDVLANYYTVKFTYTDTAGQEQVITSLIDKTVGTSLGSLPEAPFKNGYVFSHWINKDTGDRIDENTVITGDLTAVAVFNNINIYTIDVTYFYHNVSKNQDITIDKETVQLEASDAPYQLTPPASTEVSNKEDTTLPADAIYYPEKPLLEFTADQLERLDVADGVDDNYISERVQYVPYNAEYDVIYRLKNLTGSGYSDIQTVHVRGVLGSTVTPQILTYNYADFERADTAKIENTSGQKLYVYYTRKTFTLSYNSNGGSNIPQQQGLYDSQIKISTTTPTKEGYTFEGWYDNPGLTGNKITGSLTLKKDTTLYAKWTPNRVRYIIGYYKEVYDNNTGTTSYVYDSSAAGWGLVGTTVKGTDSNIGPPPPTQTTIGSIGYEKDVTKSAASSIEIAADGTSVLKVYYKLKRYTFEFFLNDNNANITINGKTYSDRNRYMIRDVVLGQDVSKLWPASITNPKEVYDDKVYYDSYGRPIRYFFDYWIFGNLLFKTDRFEVVESMLPTSGTTSKFTAYWNTQGTQANVEYWLQQPDGSYKKSDIYSQSFLKTAGLLPKEIFGYSYYTDASFTEAGIRYYGTQGNTYRFYYKRQAFKIDYYYNSTGLDSKSNILFESNINTATYNYQPPRSTGVDADYTWGGWYTDSLLTEKYNFNKMPANNLVLYAKWIAPKFKVTFDINGGNGTAPVDQSVEKYKYAKAPADPTREHYNFLGWSTEDGKLYSWSDQVTKDVKLTAKWELKPLTYTVRYLEAGTNTQLAADKVITSPALVLNQAITEKALGITGYRPDKSSQTINLNFRGNEITFYYTPKVKDVVYTIKYVLKDNPAIEVAPTVTRKVDGSIIRAKEAAADVNKQHLQSQSGVTAEMLEMDYYPTVNTQSLILTSSDANNVIVFEYVGFDTQTFTVNYLDMDGKKIDGQEPLVVYRKKPGSFVVDHKTINGYTYDHSLDSENAADKTVYRVSKGGHITIDLYYKKNLTLTALDKSKVYDGTALSSSGLSDLNPSYSSELKTGDKLVAISYDGSQTNAGSSATTPKLANISNASGADRTNFYHITYQPGNLRVDQQPVVVVIDGEKKSKIYDGKAEAVGYKVTEIRDSSGLYKKTDIKFNGSSSEQSVKKKDAGIYPLLLSNRFSNTNQNFQVDFLISDGELRIDRRQLTITSDSASKAYDGSELRADNITVSVPAGVDYTGFVDGEGIIPTFLGGPIDSGMMPNFFEYALKSGTNLANYELDIQFGQLKVKEVIKIQKTDLAWQALSGGKFELTKWDGLNWAQVDGVQEFAITSKDGIRIPVGLEAGRYRLQELAAPDGFIVLDSYIYFSIKEIFNEDKTSSFYTVSLSDEAGKDASPERATLTKVSGDASHRIQVANEQGRALPSTGGDGQKWFILSGLVLIAISYLMHLFVQRRR from the coding sequence GTGCAAGAAACACCAGTAACAACGGAAATTAGTAAATTAACAGAACCGATGGTGACAACTCAGCAAACTCCGATAGTGGGTAGCTCTGCTGATGAAGTTCAATCTCCTGCGACAGAAACGGTTCCTGACCCTGCTGAGCAAGTGTCAACAGAGTCTGCTAGCAAACCCCAGACCGACCAAGAACGGATTACTGAGCCAACTACCATAGTTCACAAAACGAATGATTATGAGGTGACTGCAACATTTGATGCGAGTGCTCAATTTCCCAAAGATGTTGAGTTTAATGTTAGAGAACTAGATAGCCAATCAGAAGAATATCGGACACATTATGAAAAAACCAAGGAGAAGCTTGGAGTAAAAAAACTTGTATATGCCCGATTCTTTGATATTCATTTTTCATCACAGGGCCAAGAGGTCGAGCCTGCCTCCCCTGTGAAGATTACGATTAGAAACAAGGAATTAGTTCAACGGCCAGATGATAGTAAACTGAAAATTGTCCACTTTGAAGAGAATAGCCAGATAGAAGTTTTAGAGGCCGAAACGAAGGAAAATGAACAACAAATCTCCGAGATCAGTTTTGACGCTAGCCATTTTTCTGTTTATGGAGATGTTTTAGCAAACTATTATACTGTCAAATTTACCTACACTGACACAGCAGGTCAAGAACAAGTCATTACGAGTTTGATTGATAAGACTGTGGGGACTTCACTTGGTAGTTTGCCTGAAGCTCCTTTTAAAAACGGTTATGTATTTTCTCATTGGATTAATAAAGATACTGGTGATCGGATTGATGAAAATACGGTGATAACTGGCGACCTGACTGCTGTAGCAGTATTTAATAATATCAATATCTACACCATTGATGTCACGTATTTCTACCACAATGTTTCTAAAAACCAAGATATTACGATTGATAAGGAAACGGTGCAACTGGAAGCAAGTGATGCTCCATATCAACTGACACCACCTGCTTCTACTGAGGTGAGCAACAAAGAGGATACAACTTTACCAGCAGATGCTATTTACTACCCTGAAAAACCACTTCTTGAGTTTACAGCAGATCAACTAGAGCGACTGGACGTAGCAGATGGAGTGGATGATAATTATATTAGCGAAAGAGTACAATATGTTCCTTACAATGCAGAGTATGATGTCATTTATAGGCTAAAGAATTTGACGGGGTCAGGTTATTCTGATATCCAGACTGTTCATGTCCGTGGGGTACTGGGTTCAACTGTTACACCGCAAATTCTAACCTACAACTATGCTGACTTTGAACGTGCTGATACAGCAAAGATTGAGAATACTAGCGGCCAAAAATTGTATGTTTATTATACACGGAAAACCTTTACTCTTTCTTATAATTCCAATGGCGGTAGTAATATTCCCCAACAACAGGGTCTATACGATAGCCAGATTAAGATTTCTACAACTACTCCAACAAAAGAGGGGTATACATTTGAAGGTTGGTATGATAATCCTGGACTGACTGGAAACAAGATTACAGGCTCTCTCACCTTAAAGAAAGATACAACTTTGTATGCGAAATGGACACCGAACAGGGTTCGCTACATCATTGGGTATTACAAGGAAGTCTATGACAACAACACTGGAACAACCTCCTATGTATATGATAGTTCGGCAGCTGGTTGGGGTCTGGTTGGGACTACTGTAAAAGGAACAGATTCAAATATTGGACCTCCTCCGCCAACCCAAACAACCATTGGCAGCATTGGCTACGAGAAGGATGTTACTAAAAGTGCTGCTTCAAGTATTGAAATTGCAGCTGATGGAACATCTGTTTTGAAAGTTTACTATAAACTGAAGCGCTACACTTTTGAATTTTTCTTAAATGATAACAATGCCAATATCACCATAAATGGTAAGACCTACTCTGATAGGAATAGGTACATGATACGTGATGTTGTGCTTGGTCAAGATGTCTCAAAGTTATGGCCAGCTTCTATAACAAATCCTAAAGAAGTATACGATGATAAAGTCTACTATGATAGCTATGGTAGGCCGATAAGATACTTTTTTGACTACTGGATTTTTGGGAATCTACTCTTCAAAACAGATCGGTTCGAAGTTGTTGAGTCTATGTTGCCAACGAGTGGAACAACCAGTAAGTTCACAGCATATTGGAATACCCAAGGTACACAGGCTAACGTTGAATATTGGTTACAACAACCGGATGGTTCTTATAAGAAGTCTGATATATATAGTCAATCTTTCCTAAAGACTGCAGGACTGCTACCGAAAGAAATTTTTGGATATTCTTATTATACAGATGCTAGTTTTACTGAAGCAGGCATTAGGTATTACGGAACTCAAGGAAATACATATCGTTTCTACTATAAACGCCAAGCCTTCAAAATTGACTATTATTACAATAGTACTGGGTTAGATTCAAAGAGTAACATTCTCTTTGAGAGTAACATCAATACAGCAACTTATAATTACCAACCACCACGTTCTACTGGAGTTGATGCTGATTATACATGGGGTGGATGGTATACAGATTCGTTATTGACAGAGAAGTATAACTTTAATAAGATGCCTGCCAATAACTTGGTTCTCTATGCTAAGTGGATTGCTCCAAAATTTAAGGTTACTTTTGATATCAACGGTGGTAATGGAACTGCCCCTGTCGATCAAAGTGTTGAAAAATACAAATACGCTAAGGCCCCTGCTGATCCAACGAGGGAACATTACAATTTCCTTGGTTGGTCTACAGAAGATGGGAAACTCTATAGTTGGAGCGACCAAGTAACCAAGGATGTCAAATTGACTGCGAAGTGGGAATTGAAACCATTAACTTATACTGTTCGCTATCTTGAAGCAGGTACAAATACGCAATTGGCTGCTGATAAAGTGATTACGAGTCCAGCGCTTGTATTGAATCAAGCTATCACAGAAAAGGCATTGGGAATTACAGGTTATCGACCAGATAAGAGTAGTCAAACAATTAACCTGAATTTTAGAGGGAACGAAATAACTTTCTACTATACACCGAAGGTAAAAGATGTTGTTTACACCATCAAGTATGTCTTGAAGGATAACCCAGCTATTGAGGTAGCACCTACAGTTACTCGTAAGGTTGATGGAAGTATCATCCGTGCGAAAGAAGCTGCTGCAGATGTGAATAAACAGCATTTGCAGAGTCAGTCTGGTGTTACTGCTGAAATGCTGGAAATGGATTACTATCCAACTGTAAATACTCAAAGTTTGATTCTAACTTCTAGTGATGCAAATAATGTGATTGTTTTTGAATATGTCGGATTCGATACTCAAACCTTTACGGTAAATTATTTGGATATGGATGGTAAGAAAATCGATGGTCAAGAACCATTGGTAGTTTACCGAAAGAAACCAGGTAGTTTCGTGGTAGATCATAAGACTATAAATGGTTATACCTATGATCATTCGTTAGACAGTGAGAATGCAGCTGATAAGACAGTATACCGTGTAAGTAAGGGTGGTCACATAACCATTGATCTCTATTATAAGAAAAACCTAACACTGACCGCATTAGATAAGTCCAAAGTTTATGATGGCACTGCCCTATCAAGTTCGGGTCTGTCTGATTTAAATCCTTCGTACAGTTCAGAACTGAAAACAGGTGACAAATTGGTTGCCATCAGCTATGATGGAAGTCAAACAAATGCTGGTAGTAGCGCAACGACACCTAAACTTGCTAACATCAGCAATGCATCTGGTGCTGACCGGACGAATTTCTATCACATAACCTATCAACCGGGTAACTTAAGAGTTGACCAACAGCCAGTTGTGGTTGTCATCGACGGTGAAAAGAAATCGAAAATCTATGATGGCAAAGCAGAAGCAGTTGGTTATAAGGTGACGGAAATAAGAGATTCAAGCGGTCTCTATAAAAAAACAGATATCAAATTTAATGGTTCAAGTTCAGAGCAGTCGGTTAAGAAAAAAGATGCAGGAATTTATCCACTCCTTTTAAGTAATAGATTCTCAAATACCAATCAGAATTTCCAAGTAGATTTCTTGATTTCTGATGGGGAATTAAGAATAGATAGACGGCAACTGACCATAACATCTGACTCCGCTAGCAAGGCTTATGACGGTAGCGAGCTTCGTGCTGACAATATCACAGTCTCTGTACCTGCTGGTGTTGACTACACAGGTTTTGTCGATGGCGAAGGGATTATACCAACCTTCTTAGGCGGTCCAATCGATTCTGGAATGATGCCAAACTTCTTTGAATATGCTCTAAAATCTGGCACGAATTTAGCTAATTATGAGTTAGATATCCAGTTTGGCCAGCTCAAGGTCAAAGAAGTCATCAAGATTCAGAAAACAGACCTGGCCTGGCAGGCCCTTTCAGGTGGTAAGTTTGAATTGACCAAGTGGGATGGTTTGAACTGGGCTCAGGTAGATGGGGTGCAGGAATTTGCCATTACCAGCAAAGATGGTATTCGGATACCGGTAGGCTTAGAAGCAGGTCGCTACCGTCTGCAAGAATTGGCAGCACCTGATGGTTTTATCGTCTTGGATAGCTATATCTACTTCAGCATCAAGGAAATCTTTAACGAAGATAAGACATCTTCCTTCTACACAGTTTCCTTGTCTGATGAAGCAGGCAAGGATGCTAGTCCGGAACGAGCAACGCTTACCAAGGTTAGTGGTGATGCCAGTCATCGCATCCAAGTGGCCAATGAGCAGGGCAGAGCCTTGCCAAGCACAGGCGGAGATGGACAGAAGTGGTTTATTCTTTCTGGCCTTGTCCTCATAGCCATCTCCTATCTGATGCATCTGTTTGTTCAACGTCGAAGGTAA
- a CDS encoding SpaH/EbpB family LPXTG-anchored major pilin, whose product MKKLQQFFTSLVAVLTVFAFGSTALAQTVDSGKSGAGTITVSNASQGQTYTAYKLFDATVTTDGSGISYKLPAGKTATNFGGDTWFEVDSKGNITAKEGATVSSEAFAAWAKNFGTEVTSATANDNSLVFTHLTFGYYFVTSSLGAVLTVDSTTPNATVIDKNTTNPTIPDSNNGGGKKILSNGATTSETTAKIGDTINFQIKFNATNYVTKDRQTKQIVSYTIEDSPTALAIDQNSVNVKVDGVDITAKISKTFDATGKMNLVITWADAAASNKTIYNSPAEVIITYSAVVTKDAKEGEATNSATIGYNTIDNPTTPPTPVDPDKPTETTKVTTHRFTLKKTNNVGETLTGAEFKLYDAANNGTEIKVVKESDGVYRVAQADEQGVVIEAGEVVIKGLKHSTTYYLEEMKAPNGYNILTERQSIEVKENNTAQANIVNKKGGVLPSTGAIGTTLFYLVGSILLLVALVYTISKRRMNNI is encoded by the coding sequence ATGAAAAAATTACAACAATTCTTTACATCCCTTGTGGCAGTACTGACAGTCTTCGCTTTTGGTTCCACGGCCTTGGCGCAAACTGTTGATAGCGGAAAAAGTGGAGCAGGCACTATTACTGTCTCTAACGCTTCACAAGGTCAAACTTACACTGCCTATAAACTCTTTGATGCAACTGTAACCACAGATGGTTCTGGTATCTCATACAAACTTCCTGCTGGTAAAACTGCAACGAACTTTGGTGGTGATACTTGGTTCGAAGTGGACAGCAAAGGTAATATTACTGCAAAGGAAGGTGCTACTGTCTCTTCAGAAGCATTTGCGGCTTGGGCAAAGAATTTCGGTACAGAAGTTACAAGTGCTACAGCGAATGATAACTCTCTTGTGTTTACACATTTGACATTTGGTTACTATTTTGTAACATCATCACTTGGTGCAGTGCTTACAGTAGATAGTACAACACCAAATGCAACTGTTATCGATAAAAACACTACTAATCCAACCATTCCAGATTCAAATAATGGTGGCGGTAAGAAAATTCTTAGCAATGGTGCTACAACTAGTGAAACAACTGCAAAAATTGGCGATACCATCAACTTCCAAATCAAGTTTAATGCTACCAACTACGTTACTAAAGATAGACAAACCAAGCAGATTGTTTCTTACACTATCGAAGATAGCCCAACAGCCCTCGCAATTGATCAAAATTCTGTCAACGTTAAAGTGGATGGTGTGGATATCACAGCAAAAATTTCGAAGACTTTTGATGCAACAGGCAAAATGAATCTTGTCATTACATGGGCGGATGCGGCAGCTAGTAATAAAACCATCTATAACTCTCCAGCTGAAGTTATTATCACCTACTCAGCAGTGGTGACTAAAGATGCCAAGGAGGGAGAAGCAACCAACTCAGCGACTATTGGTTACAACACAATTGATAATCCAACAACTCCTCCAACACCAGTTGATCCAGACAAGCCAACTGAAACAACAAAAGTGACTACTCACCGTTTCACTTTGAAAAAAACAAACAATGTAGGTGAAACTTTGACAGGTGCAGAGTTCAAACTCTATGATGCAGCCAACAATGGAACTGAAATCAAGGTTGTCAAGGAATCTGACGGAGTGTATCGTGTTGCGCAGGCTGATGAGCAAGGTGTTGTCATCGAAGCTGGCGAAGTTGTGATTAAAGGTCTGAAACATAGCACGACCTATTATCTTGAAGAAATGAAAGCACCGAATGGTTACAATATCTTGACAGAACGTCAATCCATTGAAGTGAAAGAGAATAACACAGCACAAGCAAATATCGTCAATAAAAAGGGTGGTGTCTTGCCAAGCACTGGTGCGATTGGAACAACTTTATTCTATCTAGTTGGTTCAATCCTACTTTTGGTAGCATTGGTTTATACTATTTCAAAACGTCGTATGAACAATATCTAA
- a CDS encoding class C sortase, whose protein sequence is MIKWLKKKGPSFIMPLIFILGIGLLAYPSVSDYWNSFHQSEAIMSYSDTVSDMTADQYKEIIDSARQYNQEKPLNWNVTASDIEAYNQELNFNKDGIMGYIEIPKIDVKLSIFHGTDETVLETSIGHLEGTSLPVGGLGTHSVLSGHRGLPSARLFSDLDKLREGDIFTIHVLNETLTYKVDQIRVVEPSDLSALTMEPQKDLLTLVTCTPYGINTHRLLVRGYRIENVNGSALVTSDAIQIKAIFIAPFIATPILFVILIYIFITTSKTFRSRNRNQVLDDFLVPKKF, encoded by the coding sequence ATGATCAAATGGCTCAAAAAGAAAGGTCCGTCTTTTATCATGCCATTAATTTTTATATTGGGGATTGGACTATTGGCTTATCCATCGGTCAGTGATTACTGGAATTCCTTCCACCAATCAGAGGCCATCATGTCCTATTCTGACACAGTATCAGATATGACAGCTGACCAATACAAAGAAATCATTGATAGTGCGCGCCAGTATAATCAAGAAAAACCCTTAAACTGGAATGTGACTGCATCCGACATTGAAGCCTACAATCAGGAATTGAATTTCAATAAAGATGGCATCATGGGCTATATTGAGATTCCTAAAATTGATGTCAAGTTATCTATATTTCATGGGACAGACGAAACGGTTTTAGAGACTTCTATTGGACATCTAGAAGGAACATCGTTGCCTGTAGGAGGTTTGGGAACTCATAGTGTACTTTCAGGGCATCGTGGGCTCCCATCTGCCCGTCTGTTTTCTGATTTAGATAAGTTGAGAGAAGGCGATATATTTACCATTCACGTTCTCAATGAAACACTAACTTACAAAGTGGACCAGATTCGAGTGGTTGAGCCATCAGATTTATCGGCTCTTACCATGGAACCTCAGAAAGACTTATTGACTTTGGTAACCTGTACACCCTACGGTATTAATACACATAGGCTATTAGTTCGTGGCTATCGTATTGAAAATGTTAATGGTAGTGCTTTGGTTACCTCTGATGCTATCCAAATTAAAGCAATTTTTATTGCTCCATTTATCGCAACTCCAATTCTATTTGTAATCTTAATTTATATTTTTATAACAACTAGTAAAACATTTCGTTCTCGGAATAGGAATCAAGTGTTGGATGATTTTTTAGTTCCCAAGAAATTTTGA